In Chrysemys picta bellii isolate R12L10 chromosome 4, ASM1138683v2, whole genome shotgun sequence, the sequence aattatgccataatcatatcataatagtTCTATgttgaatatggggtgcagtgtcacaggggGTATTGAGAGTGATCCCTGCATTGTGTGCCCCCCGCCCAGTCCTCTCCCACAGTGAGTGCTCTCTCACTGTCTCTGCATCTAATCGCGGGGTGGTTCAGAGCACAGACAGCACCTGGCTCCACTCCAGCATCACCCTGAGGTGGGATCAAGGGTTACCCCTGATCCGACTTCTGTGCACACACATCTCTAGCTCCAGGGGGCTGGccggtggggggtgggttgcagTTCAAGCTAATAATGCAGTGGGGTCACAGCTACaccctgggaggggggagctcaCGGTTCTgcccagggggagagggggagctcaCAGCTCTGCACAGCGGGAAGCTTGTTGCGGtgcctgggggtggagggggctttCCCCAGTAGTAGCCAGAGGGAGTTAACCTGTCTGGCTCTCTGGGTCTTGCTGGCATCTCTCCCCCAGCTCGGCAGCGGTACCATACGTGGAGCTGTCTGGTACCAGGCTCTGCCCCTCCACCACCGTGCGGTAACCCCTGGCCTTGTACCGCCGGGAGCCGTAGACAGCCAGGGCGATGAGGATGGCCAGGCCGGTGGTGACGGCCACCGTGACGCCGGCTGTCTCCTTGCCCGACaggccccctccaccacccagccctgcagcgcGGCGCGTCTCAGTGGGATCCCCGAGCCGCCACATCTGGGTCTGGGCGTCTTTGACCCAGGAGCGCTCTCCGTCGGCATTGGTCACCAGGACAGTCTCCATGTCCACCAGGGTCATGGCAGGTGGGCGGGTGTAGGGAGGGAGCCGCGCCGGGGGCAGGGCCCCTCCAGTGAAGATCCCagactggacgcagtactccactTGGCAGCCGTCGCTGATCAGAGCCAGGTGCTGGCTGAATCCCGCTGGGCAGCGCTTTAGGTAGGGGTCATTCACGGTCCCCTGGTGGGACCCCGCCAGGGGGTTCCCTGTCTCGCAGCTGAAGAACCCCCCAAAGGGCACGGAGTACCTGTGCCCCATCTCGTAGTCTGTGCTAACGCACAGCTGGAGCTGGTCGAAGAGCGTCAGCTGAAAGAAGCCGGAGGGGCAAGACTGGGCGTTGGTCAAGGGATTGACGCTCCGAGAGCTGAAGAGACCCCCAAAGAGGTACCCCGAGTTTTCAGGGACCTGGCTTTTTGCCATGCACCAGAAGGCGCTGAACTGGACCTTGGACAGCCAGAACACATCCTGGCACACTCTCTTGCAGAACACCAGCAGCTTACAGGAGCGGTGGCACTCCAGATGGCTGTAGCCTTCCTCCCGCTCCTGGGTGCTCAGTCGCACCGGGGTGTAGCCCACAGGGCAGGAGAACGCCCCGGTGAGCGGGTTCCTGTGTTCTAGCCCCTGGCAGAGGACTGATTTATCCGGGCCCCACAGTGGGACGCACTCCTGGTAGGCGCCCCCGAAGGTAAAGTTGGTCTCAGCCGCTTTGCAGGAGCCGTCGTCGGCATTGGCGTGGAAGTTGAAGTTTGGCGAGGTGGTGTCGGTGCAGCCGGGGTAGGTGTTGAAGGTGTAGTAGCGGCGGGCAGCTAACTCCACCCTCCGGGAGAGCTTCTTTATTGTGGGGCTGGGTAGCTCCGGCAGGCTGCTGGGCGTGATGAAGAAATGCAAGGGCAAGCCAGAGCGGTCAATAGCCACCAGCTGGTTGGTGGTGCGCTCTTGCCAGGCCTTGAGGGTGATCCCTGGGTAGAAGGGCACGCCACCAATGCTCTCCACCCTGGAGTTGGTGCGGTTGGACAGGTAGTGCTTGGTGAAGGAGTTCTCCATGCTCAGTGACTCGCTGACACTGAAGTTGATGATGCTGTGGAAGGAGGCCCCAGCTGCGGTGGTGATGGCACTCCGTGCGGACATGTTGTCCTGGACAAAGGTGGATTTGATCTGATCCTCTTGCACCAGGCTGGCGCCAGCATCCACCGAGGTAAGGACATGGGTACCATAGTTCAGCACCAGCACCTCTGCCAAGTAGTCTGCCATCCGGCTCTGGTTGTTCTCCAGGTGCCCAGCGATGGCCACCAGCTGCTGGCGGAAGCCCTTGTCCAGGGCTGCCCCGGGGTCAAActtggcagtgtagaccaggttCCTGACCTGGACCCGGGTGGTCATGGCCTGGTCCTTCACCTGGTGGGTCTTCATCTTGCGGAAGTCGCTGGAGAACTTGCCGTTgagagaggagaagagggagaCCTCGGTGTTGACGGAGGCAGCGACGGCGCTCTTGTAGTCCATCCAAGTTTCTATGATCTCCGAGTTGATCTCCAGGTTGCTCTGCTTGCGGGGAATGGTGAAGACCTCATCTGGGATGATGTAGGACCCGTCCTCTGTGGTTTTGCACAGCGAGTAGCCCAGGCTGATCACTCTCCCCATATCCAGGTTCCTGAGGTTGTCCCAGCCCCCGCCCGGCAGTACCTCCAGCCCAGGGAGCTTCAGGGCTTTCTTACACCCCTGAAACCCAGCAGCAACTGGCGGCTCCGGAGGCTTCTCTGCTCCTTGCACCCAGGCCACCAGGCTCCAAGAGAGGAGCGCCCCCAGCAACGTGTTCATGGCTGGGGCAGCGCTCGGAAGATGCAGCCGTCCGAGCGAAGAGGAGGGAGCTGTCAATGCGTGCTGGTGGCTtagcagctctgagcccagctgtCTGAGAGTTCCTCCTTTCCGTGCTCCAGTTACTGTTCAGAAAGAGAGAAGTGAGAGTGGATCCCTGTCAGAATCAGACGGTGGGAAGGGGATGATAGCTGGCAGAGGGAGAGCCAGCCGGTATGTCAGGGCCCTCTGCCTTGCTTATCGTGGTGGCAGGAGATCACTATTTCCTGATTGTTACAATGCCCAAggtgtgctaggggctgtacagcaatcagggctggctctaccatttttgccgcccccaaggaaaaaaaaaaagccacccggactgtgccaccccaagaatggacggaatgccgccccttagcctgtgccgccccaggcacgtgcttcctccgctgatgcctggagccggccctgacagcaatGGATTATTGCCCCATCTTCTCCTACCTGTCTTCCAGTCTGACACCAGTGTTGCCCAGCTGCTGATTGGGAGCAGCTGCTGAGGCCTTCCCGGAGCAGGAGAAATCGGAATCCACCCAGCCTCTGCAGCAGTGAGCATCATTTGCTATATTTACATATAGGCATCAGGCCTGGAAGTGGGGTGGTCATAGACACCATGCAGAGCAACAGCAACCCCTTCTCCCAGGAACCTCAGCCCAGCATCAGTGCTAGGGTCCCAGGGAGAAACTCCACCTCAGcaattgactccaatgggagcccAAGTTCGACAGCAAATTCTCTTGTTGCTTGCACAGGTCCCTGTTCGAAGAACGTAGCATCACCCAAAAGCCACCACCCCATGCATGTCTTCTGACACTAAAAACTTGCTCACACAGTCAGAACGGGGAAGACTGTTACAGTGTTCTCTGGTGATGCCTGCTGTAACAGGGTAAAGGGACGAggtccctgccctaccccaccTCCACAGTCCAATGCTGGGTGGGACTTGCTGACacaagggctgggggaggagggactctggTGTTGATCCAGTTTCTGCACCTGCACTTGCCTATATCGTGTTGAGGTTAACTCAGTACAAGAGGCTGATGTGACGGTGGGGAGAGTTGGTTTGGCAAAagtgaattgtgtgtgtgtgtgtgtgtgtgtgtggtggtggtggtggggtgcttTGCTCCAGAGGAGGCATCGGCAAAGTTAGGGGcatgggaagagagaaagaacgAGGGAGCAGGTATCGTTCGGACGGGGCAGGATGGAGGAGACAGTTCACTTCTTTGCAGAGCCCTGGGGGGAAAGGGCTGTGAGTGCACTTTCACTCTCACTGCTGTGCCATCTCCCCAGGCCCAGGGGCTCTCTGGGGCTCTGGAGTGTGATGAAGGGGCTGTGAGTGCAGATTAGGGGGCAGTCCCTTCGGAGTGCCGGCGTCTCGTCAGCTCAGCTTTGCCAGTGGGCCTCTATATTGAGCTACCGTGGCTTCCTCTgttccagtcccagcctcccaggtgcccctcagtcctgatcttcagccccctgctatcccagccctgggcttcccacacCCAGATCTGCCGATGCCCCTTAATCCCACCCTGCTATTCCGCTCTTAATACCCTCATCCATCTCCACTGCTCCCCCTTAGCGCTGCTGCACAGCGTCTCTGGGCCGGGAATCGGGCGTAGCCCCACCGCTGTGCTTCACTCCTGACCCGAGCCGTATCACTGCTGCGCTGTACAAAGGGGGAACCGAAGCTGCGGTCAGAAGTTGATGCAGCCACCAGACAAAAGCTTTTACTCTTCCAATGAGTCACGCTGCTGAGTTGCAATTTCACTTCAAGGGAGAGCTATGGAGCACGTGAGGGAGGGGAAGTTGCGTTCTCTCCTTGACAGATGGCTGTGATCTCTGCCCAGTAAGTGCCTAGGTCCTAATTCTGATTGCCCAACTATTTTGCCAGCcagggcctgggtttcccccacccccacaagagATGCTGAGCAAACGCTATGGCCTCCAACTGGAGCAGCGGGCGCTTGGCCCCCATCAGCCAATCAGGCCCTGGTAATTGTATTGCAGTAGCGCTCAGAGGCTGTGGTCGGGATTGGGACTCTGTAGTGTAACGAACCTACTGGCTCGTTACCAGGCGCTGAGTTAGCACCCGGTCAGATGCAGGCTCCGTGACCCCACTGGCCAGAGGATGGCGCAGTGAGGGAGCTAATACTGGGCAGGAAGTGGCTGTTTGGTGCAGGCGTGGCACCTTTTAAAGACGTACACATGGGTACAACACGAATTTTCACGCCGGGCTGGAGCCCGCGCCCACCCCGCACTCAGCTggcagcagtggctcctgtcccCCGGGCTGGACCTGGCACCTCGCGCTGGGCGTTGCAATGTGGTGCACagggctgcatggggctgtgacccTGTGTGCTATGTCACAATGCCAGTCACTCAGACTTGGCCCGCTTACCCCTCCACCGCGACAGAAGGGCAGCTGGGCCGACCCTGTAGAGCACTGCAACCCTGTGCCCTAGGTTGCCGCTCCCAGAGTGAGgcccattttggtaaatttcacggCCATAGCATTTTAAACACCTTGACTGccatggtttcagatatttaaatcttgactttcacggtgttgtaacacagcagaaatatgtatttaaaaacggCAACATATAAATATGTCAAGCCCTTAAGTCAGCGTTTCTCACACTGGGGGTTCCGACTCAAAAGGGGGGTTGCAAGGCTCTCGTAGGGGGATGCGGAATCACCACCCTTTCTTATGCCAGTGGCAGCGCTGCCTTGGGAGATgggcgcctggccagcagctgctggtcccaggccatccagctctgacggcagcgcagaagtaagagtgacaATACCGCGACCCCAACCACAATAGGCTAGCGAGCCCCTTTTGGGTCGAGATCCCCGGGTTGAGAAAAGCTGTGTACTTTTGCATACTTTTACTCCATAGTACCCTACAacatagagtaaaagcacacaaaaaaacagatttcatgggggagaccagatttcaaggtctgtgatgcatttttcatggccgtgaatttggtaggaccctacccATGGGGCTAGgtgagggcagggcagccccgccccacccagggcctcccctctgccctgggctgAGATTAGAGTCTTGATCAGCAGGTTGATACTGTGGGAAATACACAAGCGTAATAACATGTGGAATTAGCCAGCCAATGGGTCTAACAGAAGGTGGCACCCCCAGTGACCCAGGGTTCAGTTCCCCATGCTGCCACAGACCTACGGCAGATCCCCCAGTCTCTCCGTTCCCGGCTGTACTGTGGGGATGACAGCACTGCCCTCCCTCACCGGCGGTGTGAGGGTACATGCAGCAGAGACTCCGAAGTGCTCAGATGCTGCATTGGGGGGTCCTTTGAAGTACCCAAGCCTGACACGTCCTCTTTCTTAGGTctcccccaaaccccacctgTGGGGACAGGAGGCCCCAGGTAGGCAGAGCGGCACACGCACCCTTATctggcccacaaaaggttaacgCTGAATCTCGCTGCTCCAGAGAGTGTTTAAACAGGAATTTATCTTCCCTGACCCGTCCGTGTTACTTCCTCTTTCCCAGCACAAGACTTCCTCCCGCAGGACAGTTTCAGCAGAGGAAGAGCTTGGGTTAGGTTTCTAAAGGGGATGGATGCGGGGGTGAGGGGTGTTCTGTGGATACCAGCTATTAACTATCCTGCTATTGACAACTTTGGGTTATTAGCAATTAGCGACATTGTGGGAACCAGTCCCATCCCATCGACGTCAATGTTAATGGGAGTCCGATGTTAGAACTGGCAGGCTGCTAGGGAACaactttatttatgtatttatttgtctTGCAGCCCCGTGGCCCCCAGTGGCCCTGCTTCCCATGGAAagccctggctgcaggcaggttggtgaggctgcagccagggaaggcggCACTGGGACATGCTGCGCCCGGCTGCCCAAGATGTGCTGGGGGCTTTCTATGGGTGGGGGACGCTGGGTGCCTGCATGGTCCTTCTCCCTGCACTCTCTGGGCTGTGCCCTGCGGTGACCAGGGGCCTGGGCCCAGCATgtcccagcacccccacaccctgtgGACAGCCCTGGCCAAAGACAGGTTTGCTGGGCTGCAGCGAGGGACGGAAGTGCCCTGgtgtcagggcagggcagggcacggcccaGAAAGCGCAGAGCGAGGTACCATGTAGCTCTGCAGACCCCCAGCGCCCCCACTCCCTTTGGAAAGTCCTGGcatccaggctgcagcccccttccctgctgcccaCAGTCCCCTCTCCCACTCCACAGCATCAGGGCCCCTGTGTGGGCGGCAGGGTCCTGGCAGTGGGGCCGCCCCACACCACTGTCTTCAGGATGGGCCTTTCGTTTGTTGGCAGCTTTCGGCTACTAGCAACGTTTTGCTATGAACTGAGAAGTTGCTAATAACCAGCATCCACTGGGTGTGTGTCTATACCTATATCTATCTatactctgtgtgtttgtgtctatATCTGTCTATACCAGGGTGTTAGGAtacagatattcaggcctgtctgtaaaggcctatactttaagaatttaggtacatgtttatcatttagctagttatagaggtatgaaagaaagaatcaaaatcactgtctgcctgtgtcagggccttctctcactgtgacagtctgaggcctttggctaagcagtggGAGCAGCCATAAACTGGAAAGCGAACGGTCACGTCCTCACACATTTCAAACCAGTCACATTGAActaaggcaatctggggctgttaggaagggGATCCGATCTaccacctccagagaaagggaagagcctagaagatgtaaaaggaaatttagtttgatagttttctgctTGGCGAGAACTCACATATCAATCAACATAGTTGGGAAACTCTTACGTctttatagatgtagttgtgaaatcctcacttctgtattgttttgtcattgTAGTTCCCACGTTGCTGTTGTTTATTTGCAtagtctctgtctggttctgtgattgtttctgtctgctgtataattaattttgctgggtgcaaactaattaaggtgggatattattggttagctaatcatgttacaaaatgttaggattggttaggtaaatttcagtaaaatgattggttaaggtatagctgagaatattactatataaattaggggcaaagaggaagtaagttgggattcaAAAATAAGGAataaggaacttggatttaagcttgctggaagttcaccccaataaacatcaaattgtttacACCTTCAGACtatgggtattgttgctctctgttcatgcgagaaggaccggggaagtgggagagtgaaggaataagccccctataCTGTGTGGGTGTATCTATATCTGTGGGTGTGTTCTGTATCTATCTATactatgtgtgtttgtgtctacATCTGTGTATGTGTCTATACCtattgtgacgggttcggtcacagggATCCCTTGGGACTATCACCTGACCTGCTGAAGTTACCCCTGAGCCCATTTTCcttgccagcctgggactccagaaccctgccttgttgagccagacacactagcctgctgcaacacagacccaggcctGGTCAATGCCCCCAGAGCtacagactttaaccaaaaactgctcagcaagtttcctatctccagcacccagacacccagctcccaatgggatccaaaccccaaataaatccattttactctgtataaagcttaaaaTTTaagagtttactctgtataagctttatacagagtaaactcttAAATTGTCcacctctataacactgatagagatatgcacagctgtttgctcctccaggtattaatcacttactctggttcattaataaacagaagtgattttattaagtataaaaagtaggatttaagtggtttcaagtaataacagacagaacaaagtcaccaagcaaaataaaacaaaacacacaagtctaagcctaatatattaagaaactgattacaggtaatatctcaccctcagagatgttccaataagcttctttcacaggctagactccttcctagtctgggcccaatcctttgcccagtacagtccttgttagttccagcagccatcttaggtggaaactccgggttttctcatgactggcagccccctctgtcctgctccacccccttttatagctttggcacaaggcgggaatcgtttgtctctctgggtccccatccctcgttctaaatggaaaagtaccaaatttaagatggatttcattatccggtaacatggtcacatgtccctgagAGGCCTCAGTCTTCATtacccatgggctggcccacacatacacaggaaggcttgcaggtaaataaaccatttacaaccagttgagtcaatgggagccatcaagattctaaaccaccattaatggcccacactttgcctAATtataataggacctcagagttatactttgtatttctagcttcagatacaagaatgatacatgcataccaataggatgaccacactcagtagattataaactttgtaatgataccttacaagagaccttttgcatgaagcatacttcagttacatcatattcacattcattagcatattttcataaagcatatggaatgCAACATCACACTTAAAtccatactgtgtgtgtgtgtgtgtcctcatCTGGGGAGCTGGCAGGTTTTCGAGGCTGTACAGCACAGGAGCTCCCATGGCTGGCGCGGAGCTCGGCTTTAGACCAGCCCCTGACACCTCTGCCCTCCCCCGTCACCACAGTGCCACAGTCTGTGGTGGGCACGAGAagcacacacattcctaagaagtgctaggcacaggacactCTCACCTGCACAGTCCAGAACACCCCGATACCAAGTATGGTACAAACACACGCCCCAAAGAGAACAGGAACATGCTGACCTCTCTTagagataaggtcaggatgacagggtgatggacagagatgttttgattgaaccaacaggTACGAGGTAAAGGATGGTAACGATCTATGTCAGAGGGGTtgtacgtaacttgtttgtatcggtGTATCGGGCAGGGTCTtggagtgtctttggccagccgaGGGGGcaatggaaagtcctgccattcaccgagctgcgtccattgtcatgGGCACACGTCTTAGTATCCccgtagagtctgccaggtgctatatACCGTGCTTCGTCAACAGtaaacctggccaggtgccttCGCTACTAAATCGAGTCTTGTGGTCTTCCCGGGTGGTTTGATCAGAGCCGCTGTACGGGCTGTCTGGACAGAGCCAGTGCAGCACACAGAGAGACCACGCATGCAGCCAGCGTCTGACAACACAGAGCTTCATGGGAGGTGGTTACCCTGGCCCAGGAATATTTTTGagatatggaaaaaaaaattcctttcccaAACTGCGATGAAAGTTGCCACCTCGAACACTTTTGCCAGTGctggtgctagcccattgggggccctaatcAGGAATATTTTGCCTCCCCCAACACAATAAAAAGCAAATGTGGGGAGGGCCTTGGAGCTGCTCggagccctaagcaattgcttcgtctgcttatgcctagctcTGACTTTTACTAACTGAAAACTAATTTGTTCTGGGTCACtcgaaacattttgtttccacgTCAACATTTTTCAGTCTAAAGTTACTAAAAATCTTGAAGCAAAAAGTCGTTTTGACTCAaacgccccctctccccccgccacaTTCATCCGCCAAAACATTTTCCAGTTAGAATATGCggaaatgtcccattttgactATTCAGCAACTTGTTTCCTGCCACATGTTTTGAGTCGGGAGACTCATCAAAACCGACCTTCACAATCAGGTTTGGAGTTGCTGAATTAGCTACGTTGTATCATTCTGCATTAGGCACATGTTCAAAGTCTCTTTATAGTACGGTTCCATCATAAAGATTCAACAAACAAgtaatagatgttttaataaacaGTTAATCGATAGTTACAAAAAGTCCAACAGGTCAACAGGTTGTGTATAACCATGGCTTATAACCATTGTATGACACATTATACTGATGTGCTTGTAACCATCTATAACACATCATcacgaagaagtgaggttttaactcacaaaagcttatgcccaaataaatttgttagtctttaaggtgccaccagactccttgttgtatctATAACACATGCTACTCAGGTCTGTAGCACGGTTATAACATCTATTATGCCTTTATAACCCCCTTGAAACCATTTATAAATGTAACTCACTATAAAGGGTGAACCTCAAACGTAAGTGCTCTGTTGAACAGTGGCAGGCTGTTGACTCGGGGCTGCCACATACTTTTAAGTAGAGTGACCATAAAAAGTAAGACCTAAAGTAAAAATGGGATGGCTGGGGCTTGCCTGAGCCCAAGTCCTTCCGCCCCCCTGCCTGCAGGGCTCGCCAgagccacccccacacacacactgcccgggGTTGGGGCTGACCCCAAGCCTCCTCCTGAGCTCCATGCCTTATGCCACTCATGGCTGGGGCTGACCCCTCTCCCCAAGCTCCACGCCGCCCGGGGCTGGGGCTCaccccagagccccgctgcccagcACCTCGCATCGCCCCCCTCCCAAGTTCCTCTGCATCCCCCTTAGGGGAGCGCACCTGacttttttggtaaactgggcatttgtttgtttgcttttgccaACTGATCAGTTGGGAAGAGCAAACGAGACAAATGcccattttttgtaaaaaaaagttGGGACAGCCAGGACAGAGCTTAAAAACGAGACTGTCCCCAGGcaaaacgggacatatggtcaccctccTTTTAAGCTAAGAGTGACAGTATTGTAGAAATGAAGGGCTGGAAAGGAACTTGagatgtcatcaagtccagtcccctgtgctgaggtGGGACCAAGTAAATCCAGACGAGACCATCCCTGGCTGGTGTTTGTCCAACACCTCCAGTGACAGgaattctacaacctcccttggaaacctgttTCAGCGCTTAACCTGACAGTTAGAAaggttttcttaatatctaacctaaatctcccttgctgcaaacccATTACTCTTGTCCTACTTTCAAAGGACCCGGAGAATACCTGATCACCATCAcctttataacagccctgaatCTAGTTGTTATCAGGTCcctgctcagtcttcttttctcaagactaaacatgcccagttttttaaatctttcttcaGAGGTCAGACTTTCTAAACTAttgatcatttctgttgctctcttctggactctctccaatttgttcacatgcGTCCGAagctgtggtgcccagaattggacagaggactccagctgaggccttacctGTGCTGAGTAGAGTAGGACAATTACCTATTGTGTCTtccatacaacactcctgttaatacaccccagaatatcaGCCTTTTCACAATGGCCTCACATTGTTAACGTATAATCAGTTTTGTGATCCACAAAAACCTACACTTAAAGACTGAAATAGAGAAACTACCATATCCTTAGTTAAATTGTCccagtgattaattactctcattagtaaatatttgcatATTATTCCCGGTTTGAATTGGTCTTGCTTCTGCTTCCAACTAGTGTCTCTCATTCTGTCTGCTAAATTAAAAAGCCCTCTCCGGTCATAACCCTTCTTCCCAACTCCAGGGGGTTCTGTGCGGCATGGAGGGGCAGATCCCATGAGTTCCAGAGCCATCCACTCACATTCATTTCCAGCCAGAGTCCAGGACCCCGAccgacccccccgccccataaAAGAACAAGTGCCCCAAAATCTCCAGAAAGTCAGCAGGTGATGATTTGTCTTCTGACAAGTAGACTACTCTACAAGTGGCCCAAAAACATGAAAAGCGGagctcccacctccacctccacctcctgaaCAAGAGGTTGATGGCCCTGCTGGAGAAAATTGCTGCAGACACAGTAGATGTCAAGGCCACAATGCCCACGGTACCACTGA encodes:
- the MPEG1 gene encoding macrophage-expressed gene 1 protein, with the translated sequence MNTLLGALLSWSLVAWVQGAEKPPEPPVAAGFQGCKKALKLPGLEVLPGGGWDNLRNLDMGRVISLGYSLCKTTEDGSYIIPDEVFTIPRKQSNLEINSEIIETWMDYKSAVAASVNTEVSLFSSLNGKFSSDFRKMKTHQVKDQAMTTRVQVRNLVYTAKFDPGAALDKGFRQQLVAIAGHLENNQSRMADYLAEVLVLNYGTHVLTSVDAGASLVQEDQIKSTFVQDNMSARSAITTAAGASFHSIINFSVSESLSMENSFTKHYLSNRTNSRVESIGGVPFYPGITLKAWQERTTNQLVAIDRSGLPLHFFITPSSLPELPSPTIKKLSRRVELAARRYYTFNTYPGCTDTTSPNFNFHANADDGSCKAAETNFTFGGAYQECVPLWGPDKSVLCQGLEHRNPLTGAFSCPVGYTPVRLSTQEREEGYSHLECHRSCKLLVFCKRVCQDVFWLSKVQFSAFWCMAKSQVPENSGYLFGGLFSSRSVNPLTNAQSCPSGFFQLTLFDQLQLCVSTDYEMGHRYSVPFGGFFSCETGNPLAGSHQGTVNDPYLKRCPAGFSQHLALISDGCQVEYCVQSGIFTGGALPPARLPPYTRPPAMTLVDMETVLVTNADGERSWVKDAQTQMWRLGDPTETRRAAGLGGGGGLSGKETAGVTVAVTTGLAILIALAVYGSRRYKARGYRTVVEGQSLVPDSSTYGTAAELGERCQQDPESQTG